The DNA window CTCGGCTGCGGCGGCACCGGAGCGCTCGGCACGGCTCGGACCGGCCCGCCTCGGGCTCCCGAAGCTCAGCCCACCGCCTCGGGCTCGGCTCAGCCCTCCTCTGGCTCCGAAAGACTCAGACCCCGCCTCGGGCTTGGCTCGGCTGGGCTTggctcagcccagcccagccaagCCCACCCCACCTCCTCCGGCTCAGCTCAGCCCTCCTCTGGCTCAGAAAGGCACAGCCCACCTCCCCCGGCTCGGCTGGGCACAGCTGGCTCCAAcccagctcagctcagcccagACGAGCCCAGCTCCTCTGGCTCAGCTTGGCTCAGCtcaaccctgcccagcctggctcATTTCTTCTGGCTCAGCCCAACTCAACTCAACATAGACAAGCCCACCTCCTCTGGCTCAGCTGGACACATCTCACTCCAACTCAACCCAGCTCAGAATGGCTCAGCTTGGCTTggctcagcccagcccagctcctctggCTCAACACAGCTCAGACCAACCCCACCCAGCTCAGCTttgcacagctcagcacagccaAGCCCACCTCCTCTGGCTCAGCTCAACACAGTTCAGCCCAGGTCTTCGGGCTTGGCACAGGTCAGCCCAGACCAACTCCTCTGGCTCAGCTGCACACAGCTCAAGCTCACTCCAATCCAAcccagctcagctcagcccagctcctctCGCTCGGTTCGGCTCGGCTCAGCCCAGCCCAAGTCCTCTGGCTCAGCTCAGCTTGGCTCAGCCCAGCCCAAGTCCTCTGGCTCAGCCCAGCCCAAGTCCTCTGGCTCAGCTCAGCCCAAGTCCTCTGGCTCAGCTCAGCTTGGCTCAGCCCAACTCATCTGGCTCAGCTCGGCTCAGCCCAGCCTGGCTCATTTGCTCTGGCTCAGCCCAGCCCAAGTCCTCTGTCTCAGCTCAGCTTGGCTCAGCTCAGCCCAAGTCCTCTGGCTCAGCTCAGCTTGGCTCAGCCCAACTCATctggctcagctcagctcagcccagccTGGCTCATTTGCTCTGGCTCAGCTCAGCACAACTTGGTCCAACCTAACCCAGCTCAGCACAGTACAGCCCACCTCCTCTGGCTCAGCCTAGTTCGGCTCAGCCTAGCccacctcctctggcacagctcagcctgGTTCAGCACAGGACAGCCCAGCCTGGCTTGTCTCACTCAGCCCAGCCATGctgcaggctgcccagtgaggacAAGGTGCAAACCCGCAGTGCTGGGCCAGCCAGGTGTATCCACTAATCCCCCAGGTGGCTCCAGCCTGCACACACCTGGCCAAGGTGGGTCCCAGTAAGTTACAAATCCTCCGTTAATCCACCTGGTTTTAGGTTTGGAAGAGCTGTTGGGCAGTTCCCATCAGAACCTGCCCAGCAAGCGCTGATGCCAATGCAGAGATTTCTGTTTGCCACTTAGGtgaagatagaatcatagaatcgtagaatcatagaataaccaggttggaagagaccaaccggatcatcgagtccaaccattcaagaTGCCACTTAACAGCTCCCAGATCCCACTAAGCCACTCTTAGACTGCATTGagccccctcagaccccaccAAACCACACCCAGGCCCCCTTGAGCCACCCCAGACCCCACTTAACAGCTCAAAGACCTCACTGAGCCCCCCTAGATGCCATTTAACAGCTCCCAGACCCCACTGAGCAGCTCTTAGACTGCACTGAGTGCCCCCAGATCCCACCAAGCCACCCCTAGGCCCCATTGAGCCCCCTCAGATGCCACTTAACAGCTCCCAGATCACACTGAGACCCCCACACCCTGTGAACAGTCCCCTGGCCCCACTGAGCTGGTCTTAGACTGCACTGAACTCCCCCAGATGCCACTTAACAGTTCCCAGATCCTAGTGAAACTCCCAGATGTCtcaccctcctccttcccacccGTTAGGAAACAAAAGTTAATTCACGCTTTTATGTCAAAAGAATTCTGCAGACACCCTGGAATGCCGGTGCGGAGCAGCCTCGTGCACAGTACCCATCCCACACTGCCCGAGGGAGGTGCGGAGTGCGGTCACCCCAGCTGGAAGGTAGctggaaggaagaaatgttgCAGCAATTAAAATTATTGGGTCATGTTCTTACAAGGGGCAGAGTATTCACTGCTATCTTAGAAGTTAACAGGATTTAGGCACATTAAACCCTTCCTAATATGAAATCTCTAATGAACTCCAAGGGCCCCATCATGGTATATAtgttttttactgtgagtgtgTAGTTCCTCCAACCTCAACAGATCCACAGGCAGCGCTGTTGCCTGTGTTGTTGCAAGACTCAGAGGAAGAAACATAGGAATTGAATAATTGTTTGTTAATTATCCATAATCTCATCAGGAATTGTTTGCAGCACATATATAGTTCATGTCTGCAGTGTTCTTTGTTCATAGAACACAATTTATTACCCACATCAAATTATATTGTCCCAGTTTCCTGATCAGATGACTCCccaaaaaaatgacaaaaaggaGCATCCTAGGAACACAGTAAATTTCAATAAAGAATTTCCAGAGGTCTAATCATCTACACAAAAATTTGAGAAGTTTCTACAATTTGTAAGCACCTTCCACAACAATTAATGAAAACTTACTCCTGCTTGCCCTTCGCAACACATTTATAATTGTCCTTCTAGAATGATACATTAATGAGGCTTTTCTTTCATGGTTAGTTTGCCACATGTTGCTTTTATGCTTGGATTCACTAACCAAATAGAAGGAGCGGCTTTGTAGTCTGTATGAAGTGATTAGGGTTTTGCAGGAGCCAGCCGATTCCACGAGCACACAAAGCCACTGTTGCCCACGGGACCGCTCACGttgggaggatggggaggaacGCTGCTGAACTCTGCTTGACGTGGAGGGATGGCAGCTGGCTTTTGCCAGCTGCCGGATGCTCAAGCCGGGTCCCAACCCCATTTTTAGGAGGCTATGGAGCAGCTCTCTGAGAAATAGGTACCTTTCGTACCTCCTCTTTGCCATGCCTCCACTGCAGATGCAGGTGCAACAGCACGGGCTGTGTACCGAGTGCTCCCTTCACCTATAACCCAGAGCTAGTAGAACCAAGTTAGAGCAGGGTCAGGGCCAAGCAGGCATTATCTCTTCCCAGAAGCAAGTAGGTCTAGGGAGGCtactccctctgtactcagcactgttgagaccacacctcaaatcctgcgttcagttctgagcccctcaccacaagaaggatgttgaggctctggagcgagtccagagaagagcaacgaagctggggaaggggctggagaagaggccttatgagaacagctgagagagctggggttgtttagcctggagaagaggaggctgaggggagacctcactgctctctacaactacctaaatggaggttgtggagagaagggtgctggcctcttctcccaagtgacaggggacaggatgagagggaatggcctcaaactccaccagaggaggtttaggctggacattaggaaaaattttttcacaggaagggtcattggacactggaacaggctgcccagggagggagggggttgagtcattttccctggaggtgtttaagagacaggtggacgaggtgctgaggggcatggtttagtgtttgataggaatggtccgatgggtctcttccaacctggtgattctgtgattctataacaaGTAAGAGCTGGGAGGCAGAGACTGCAAAGCCATGGCTTCATCCTAACAGCAAAGAGAAGTGTAAAGGTGCCATCCAGTTAGGCACCATTGCCACCAGCACGTCAGCAGAAAGCTGAGTGTGCTTTTTAGCCTGCACAGCTCTTGCTGTCCTCAGTGAAACCAAAAATGCCTTCAACTCTTCTCAGACTACACCCTTCTTGTTTTGTGAACAGCATCAAAACCATAACGATTTGCCAGGGGCAATCACAGTGCCTCCAGCAGCATCCCACAAACAGTCATTTTCTATTCAAAATGCCTTTTCCCCCACTCACACAACTCACTTTGCTGGCTGCCTCGTGTTggttcacaaaagaaaaagctggtCCTCAccctggagaggggcagatgcCTGAAACATGAGATCTTTCTTCATGCATGAGAGAAAGGAGTCAACTCAGCTTCATTTCATACATCCAGCCACACAGCAGGGGTGAAAGTTTGGAAAGTTCAGGTCAACAGTTACCCTTACAATTCGTGTCTGTCTTACCCCTATAAATGCATATATCTTTATGTGCATATACAAATAAATCTATATACATTTTTGACTGCTTTATTAATGGCCAAAATTATatcctgttttttttattaagccAAGCCCCAATCCTGCTCTGACAGGACAATGTGGTGAAAAAAGTCTAACTTTGAGGAAGAAACAGCTTTTTACAGATGTAAGCCccacaaaaagaaattcaggCAATTTGTTTCAGCCTCCTCTAAATATCCACACCACGCAAGAACAGTTGAGCTGTGAGAACTGTCTCTGGCAGTGTCACACTCACTCAGTTTGGCAGGCAACAGATTCTCCCAGAGGCAGCTTCCTTCTAATTTAGATGTGTTTCCCATGCAGGAGAAAACAGAGGATCTGTCCTTCTGATAAAGCATATCTCATACATGGACCTACAAGAATCTACAGACAAGTCTATAGCCTTTTCCAAGGGATTCCCTGTTGCCAACTCTTCCACGGAAGTTTCAgagactggatttttttttttttttcattccttaaaAACTTTTGTGCCTGGGGAGTTGGAGTGCTGGCTAAACCAGTGCTTTTTAAACTGGTAATCCTCCTCAAAATTGCTTAAATAAGATTGGCCTCAAGATGACTTTGTGTGGCTGCCAACCACACACCAGTACACACTCAGTACACACAGATTCATTTTCATCGATGCTTTGTTTACAGGCTTAATCATTATTACTTCATAAGAAGGGTTAAAGACaaaactgttcatttttcaCCAGGCTCTGCACCAATCTAACCATCTTGAGATCCTACCTGGTGTTTCCTCTAATCAGTGTAGCTGTCAGTTTCCAAGGGCAGCCAGATGTTCCTTGCTGTAGCCTGATCCAGAACGTGCACAGCATCCTAGCAAGGGTCTCGCAGCCCCTCACCTGATGTTACAATACGCTCTGTATATCTGTTAAAAACAGCAtatggctttctttttttttttttttcttgcgcAGGGACACCAGCCTGAAGCTATGTGAAATACAGTAAGAGACAGGTCTGGCTTCATTTAAGTCAGTGTCTGAAATCAGTCAAAAGAGCTGCCAAGACAGATGGAGCTAGTGATCCAGACTTGGGACACTTTGCATCAGACAAACTATATTCTCTCTGGAAGTCAGGGATATTTCTAAGTAAAGCAGTCCAAGATGCTTTTAATAACAATACCTTGAATCTAAATCTCTTTAGATTCTCTTTGGTGGCCTCCTCCCTCCCAGGAAAAACAACgaatgtgatctatctggacttctgtaaagcctttgacatggtcccccacaacatccttctctctaaactggagagatatggatttgatgggtggatggtttggtgtataagaaattggttggatggtcatattaaGATATCCGGATGGAGATCCATAacaaatggtgtccctcaggggtccatgctgagaccggtgctgtttaatatcttcattaatgataactgacagcaagattgagtgcaccctcaacaagtttgcagatggcaccaagctaAGTGGTGCAGTTCCACACCAGAAGGGCAGgctgtcatccagagggacctggctggagaagtggggctatgagaacctcatgaggttcaacaaggccaagtgcaaggtcctacacctgtgtCGGGGCAATCTGCGATTTCAATACAGTATGGGGGATGATCTGATTGAGAGtggccctgcggagaaggacttgtgggtgctggtcaatgagaagctcaatatgagctggcagtgtgtgttCACagaggccaaccgtgtcctgggctgcatccaaagaaatgTGGCCTGCAGATGAcaaggtgattctgctcctctattcctctcttgtgagagctcatctggaggattgtgtccagttctggaatcctcaacacaagaaggagatggagctgttggaatgggtccagaggagactacagagatgatcagaggtctggagcacctcccatacgaggacaggctgagagagttggggttgttcagcctggagaagggaaggctccgaGCAGAtattacagcgaccttccagtgcctgaaggggcgacaagaaagctggggagggattgtttacaaaggcttggagtggtAGGACAGTGGTAGGACAAaggaggggcaatgggtatgaactggagaggggcagatttagactagacagaaggaggaagtttttcatgatgagagtgctgaggccctggcccaggttgcccatgaaagctgtggctgccccatccctggaggtgtccaaggccaagttggatgggccttggagcccctgatccagtgggaggtgtccctgcccatggcagggggggtggaactatatgggctttaaggtcccttccaacccaaactattctatgattcgatgtaTCTCGAGTGCCTGACTCAGCTGACCTGCAAAGCACCTTAAATAAAccatttttgctgctttatCCTTAGCTTCGAAGACTTTGCCCTTTCCAGTTTGGCTTACAAAGCCGTTTCTCGCACTCATTGTCCAACGAGACCTCACAGATCAGAGCAAAGGACTGCCAGGGTGTACGACGGGGCGGAACGTGGCACGGGCGGAACGCGATCGGCGCCGCCGCGGTTGCGGGGGGGGGCATGGTGGTGCTGGTTGGGGGGGCGGGGAGAGCGAAGGCGCTGTGCTGCGCGCTCCGCCCGGAGCGAAGTCGCGGTTGCACAAGGGAGGGCATGGAGAGGGAGCCGGGGCGGCGTGGGCGCAACTGGATGGTGACCCACCCCACGGTAGGGACCGGGGCCTAAACCGCGATCTGAGCCTCACGGAGgggttgggtgggaagggacctcaaagcccacccagtcccaccccccgccgtgggcacggacacctcccactggatcaggttgtccaagccccatctaacctggccctgaacacctccagggacggggcagccacagctttcctgggccagggcctccccaccctcataggaaaacatttctccccaagatttCATCAcaacctctcctctttcagctgaaaaccgctcccccctcgtcctatctttgtgctccctgatcaagagtctcttccccagctttcctggagccccgttcagtcctggaagctgctgtaagatcTCTCTCGTCACTCCAAGActgtaaatagtccctccccagctttcttttacctccttcaggtactggaagctgctctagggtctccttgcagccttctcttctccaacctgaacaaccccaactccctcagcctgtccttagatgggaggtgctccagccctctgatcatctctgtggcctcctctggacttgtttcaacagctccatatttctctacaagaaagctggggagggactgttcataaaggtttttagtgataggatgaggggcaatgggtataaactggagagtggcagatttagactagacagaaggaggaatttcttcactccgagagtgctgaggccctggcccaggttgcccagggaagctgtggctgccccatccctggaggtgttcaaggccaggttggatgggccttggacagcctgatccagtgggaggtgtccctgcccatggcagcagggttggaactggacgatctttaaggtcccttccaacccaaactgtggtatgattctatattcttcttatgtctgagactccagaactgagcacagggctcccggtggggtctcaccagagcagagcagagtggcagaatcctctcccttgccctgctggccatgctacTTTTGATACAACTCGGGGtatgtttggctttctggggtGTGAgccacgttgctggctcatgtcgagcttctcatccaccagtaccccaAGTCCTCTGCAGGGAATCTTAATTTTCGGTGTGCTGAGAGCACAGAGGTATTTAATCTGGTTGTCATGTTGCGTTgctgttctgcagcagaaacagggaaaattcattgcccttctccacaaaGTTAGGTTTGTTCCAGAAATAGCTGTAATTCCTCACCTATTTGTTTATTCGGCTTGCTTTCTTAAGGGCCAAAATAGGAGGAATGTGGAAAAAAGAGCTCTTACGATGCTGTCAGAAAACAACCCCTGTTCTTTAATTGCCTGTTAGTCCTTGAAGCTAGTTTCAGACTCAGTAGCTCAGGCAGCTGTACAGATTCTGTGTTCAGTCTTAATATAACTTCTGCCTGCCTTCACCAATGTTACTTTTTGACTTTCAGTTCACAGAAATGATGTCTCTTGATATATCTGACAGTACTCAAATCTATGCTGCGTTTCTGGTGTACTTGGACCTCTTGGAAGGTAATTAAATTAAGTGACTGGGTTAACAAAGGTATTAATTCACCTTAAAGTGCTACTAAAGCTTGTGCACTGCTAGCAGGACCTTTCCTacaaaagtcatagaatcatggaaaggtttgggttggaagggaccttaaagcccatccagtcccaccccctgccatgggcagggacacctcccactggatcaggggctccaaggcccatccaacctggccttgaacacctccagggatggggcagccacagcttccctgggcaacctgggctggtGCATTCTTTTTGAGACTTAATGCAGTGACGGCTGCCTAAGAAACAGGTGGTATTTTGGCAATGAAGGTTTCCATCCTGTGCCTACCTAGAGACTTTACAAAGATTAGGGCCCGTTTTGTCCAGCGGTTACAAGTGCACGTGTTCCAGGGCAAAGACAATCGGCATGGGtaagaaagcaaaagaggaataggggagggaaaaggaacaTAGAAAGGTGAAGTTAGAAGTTCAGTGGTTGTGATGGTAACAGCATCCTCATTTGTAAATTAATGTCAAAGTTAACTGATTGTCATTTAGCAAATAGCTGACGTGTGCTGGCCTGAGGTGGATACTGTTTTCTGGGAAGGACAGGCTTGCTGTTGGAAAGAAGGTAATTGGGAAGTCTGATGGCAATAATTATGACAAATGTGGTGGAGTCTTCTGGTGTCTTGTAAGAGTGGAGCAGAGTTATGTGATATATAAACTGCCTGTGGTTCTCCCAGGTTGGCTTTATTGAAAATGGACTCAGCCTAGGCAGGCAGCCAACctaataaaaatacttcagtgcCTCTCAGAGGCAGGCGATTCTCAAGGTCAGGGAAGGTCAGAAAGCACCATGTCTGTTATTGTCTGCAGAAAATGCCTTAATAGGCTTTAAAAGAAGGTTCCTGTAGTTCTCTAATAAAAACTTGTCCCTTTAGCGGAAGAGAAGAACTGTGTATCATCGCTGATCATGCTCTGAGCACCTGCTCCTTCACAGTTTGGGGTACTGACAATGCTGAGGTGTGGATTACTGTTTTATGCTGCAGATGGCAAAGActgttttttgtcttcttttagcCTTTTTGAAACAAAGACAGATCCCTACTTACCATTGGTCAGTGTAGCTCTGGAGTCAGCAGGCTGCTCccatgttttttttaacaggagTGTTTCTCAGAAGGGCAACTTGACAGGTGAGCGGGGTAGTTGTCCACCATGGGAAACCTCCTGtgaggagagaaaacagaacataAGACATGAAATTAAATACCAGATTTGATATTTGAATGCTTAAAACTTGTATTCTGTTCCTTCTCATGGATGATGAACCTTTCTAGGGAAAAACTGGCATGAAGTGAAGCATGTTGGAGTAGCAGATCTGCAGCTCGTATGTTTACACGCTCGTCAACGAGAACAGGACAGTCTGGAAGTGATGGTGCCGGTACCTGTGCACGTATCGTTAAGCCATGAGAGGTGAGGATGTGGTCAGCATTTGGCTCACGTTACCAACGCgataaaacaaagaacagaTGTATTTAACAGGCTGCTGATGACTTGCTcaagaggggaagggggaggaaacaAAGGAGGGTTAGAGGGCAGCAGTAGCTCAGCCTGTGAGCTGAGTTACTTTGGGTGGTGCAAACATACATGCCAGGCTgagatttctttaattttctaagCTGCATCAGTTTGTGCTTCTCCCTCTCTGGGAGCGGTACGGTTTGATGTCAGCTTCCCGCAGCAACTGACTCCTGCTGATAAATGCTTCCTATTGTTTAGAAGTTGCATGTACTCTAGGAGATAACAATGGATAACAAAGTATGTGTTTGAGAGATAAAGTTAGAACGCGAGACCTTCACTGCTTATATTTTGAACGtttttatgctgcttttttGTAGTATTCTCAAATGGAGGACAACACAGCTGTGCCTTTGTGCTATTACAGATATTTGCAGCCTAGAGAAATTCCACTTCAGCGATTTTTACAGTGTATTTTAACTGGCCCTTGGTGCAGCCTCAAGCACCCAGTATGATTTACTCCCTGGTAATGGCCAACTTCTCTTGCTGGTGTGTTCCATTACTTACTGTGATGCCTATGAAGagctgagctgctccagctgcatCAAGTGGTAGTGcgtttttcagtttcttctgtCCCTGCTCTTGGTAGGAGCGTAAGCTCGAGGCTGGATTACAGATCTTGCTCATGTTTGCTCCTTCCTCTTGCTCTGTTGGCAGCAGCCTGATGCAGCAGTAAGTTGCTAATGAATTGCCCTCGGCAGATGTGTGTGTGCAGTCCAGGAATGATGTTTtaaatgtgctttatttttaaatgtggttttgctttgttttaggTTTTAGAAATGACAGATTGGTCTCTGGCAAACAGTCTTAGttctgctctgtgttttcctaGGAGAGTATCTTAAAGAAGAATTAATTTGTGAGGGGAAGAAACTCTGTGAGCTAACAGAGAAATATGGTGCGATCTCCACAACAGAGGAAAGCTGCTGAGAGGTCTTGCAGGATGAAATGCTGAGTGTCATTTGGCCTCTCTGCAGGAAGCAGATCACCGTATGTGT is part of the Phaenicophaeus curvirostris isolate KB17595 chromosome 8, BPBGC_Pcur_1.0, whole genome shotgun sequence genome and encodes:
- the TSEN15 gene encoding tRNA-splicing endonuclease subunit Sen15, producing MEREPGRRGRNWMVTHPTFTEMMSLDISDSTQIYAAFLVYLDLLEGKNWHEVKHVGVADLQLVCLHARQREQDSLEVMVPVPVHVSLSHERIREILKTASLPQDDPDTPLSVTLAIVETDSTIVYYKITDGLMFPDPPDDTEDVDNKKWRKKRKKLFK